The following DNA comes from Acipenser ruthenus chromosome 58, fAciRut3.2 maternal haplotype, whole genome shotgun sequence.
ttgtattttatcttgctcttaattgtattaatacttgtactgtgattcttgaaatgtatttttgtttacgactgtaagtcgccctggataagggcatctgctaagaaataaataataataataataataataataataacaactgctGAAGCTGCATGCTAGAGGTTGTATCCCCACCAGTTTAATGtaatcttaattgtataataagtaacactataCACAGGGTCACTTTCATGTGTCATGTTTTATTAACTAAAACCACAGAGAAGTTCTCAGTTTTAATACAGACAGAAACATAGATTTGTTTATGGAATGGAACGGTATCATTGAACTCCCGACCGTACCATAACAAAAAAAGTGAGAGGGGGGAAAACGAAAATCCTatttcctaaattaaaaaaatgattattagtTTCCCTAGTGTTGaaagcacaaacacaaaaaaaaacattatctctGATTAGCagttttaatccagacagaaacacagatgtgacccgtgtgtgctgagcaatatattccatgtctccctattcagtgcaatggaacaGTCGCAAGTCACTCTGCCTAGCAATGATGTCAGGCAGCAGGGAtgtcagaccgttatctttggggttcaatttctgtaaaactaggaccccccaaaatatattaataccccgttgcacatctacaccccTGGGACAAAGTGTATGCAGAATGCGGTTTCTTAAATTTgctatactttttgagatacaggtgtataaaaaacATCCCAGTCATTTCTacgctgtatctcaaaaagtattcaacCAAACGCTACCCCATTCACAGGGTTGTTTGCGCCTGCCAATCCGAccacatgtaaaaatgttcaTGAACATTGCTGGGGTTTTACAATTACTGTTTTCTCATTGATATTCTGCCCCCCCTAACCCCCAAAACTAGTTTTAAAATCATAAGATATTtaaattaatgtgtttgtgatttaaagtttaattttcaattgtAAACTcataacaaaaggtgaaaattcaCTTGAAACAGTAACTTTGAAACCTAATAGGTATCTTTGGAGCCATtccaacatttttcatattttataaagTCAAGCAATGTTTCAACCTATTacagcattttaataaaatggtTCAAATTCAGTGTGCTTAATAACTTGGGATACATACATTTGACCcattttcaatacaaaaaaatactgatGATTGATAATGTCCTTACCAGGTGCTGCATTCACAAATGTTCACTCGATTTTAATTTTTAGTTAATGTGAAGGAATTGCTTGAATTGTTGTTTAACCTCCAGGGTTTACCCTGTTAAAatccccagcccctcacagacaatttccacctggggggctgtgcccttaaataaatcacaatatcttccaaagtatagacagcacaggcatggttcagggcttgaattcaaggtaaccccttgggcatcaggactaaaacctcaggtgtgataaaagtcttactcagtaccacactggaaggagatctccagaaaaaaatacataaaaaaacaacaaacgcttttcatttttttatgttctatagtcattttttcaacttgtagcatatgaaaagagccagatttgtttccagtgcttcaccaacatgtctactatactgggttaaaatttggaactgtttgaacaaagggatcaaattctacaggagtttttacaaagctaagcccaagggtccccaaacctctccaaaaataaacactgtgtaaatctttatgtccagtgatacactaagttctaaaagggatgttaattTCTGCACCACAGATTTACCTTGTAAGTAGAAAATACAGGTCTTATTATAAAGGGGTCTAAAAGTCCTTAAGCAGTTTTGAACATCTATTTCCACTAAAACAGGTGAGCTATTGTAATATTTGAATGCCGCAATTTAACAATATAATGTATGCATTGGGTCCCACGTTGTTAAACATGATCAATGAACAGCCAACTTGAGGAATTAAAAAGTTTATTCAGAAGCTacagactgaaaaaaaatactagatATGAGCAAAACTTCAGAAACACCTACATGAAGCATCACCTACACATGTTTAGACAACAAATAttttacaaacatttaaacaccatgtggaatggcaggggaaAATCCATGTGTGCAGATAAacattgtttggtgtttattggTGATAGGAAAATGTATTATTCCTTTTAAAACTGGTGTTGGTATTTTGTGTTACTTAAATTGTGTTTAGTTAAAACACCATGTattctgattttaaaatgcacgtggttgtgtttatttcaaatgaGTATGTTCTGTTATTGCTGTTTGATTTCAATGCATTTTGGGTTCATTTAAAAACACGACAGTGTttgttattgtgcatggcagcgtggatgggattTGAAACCCCTCCACAGAATGCGACCACCTCCGGTCCGATTCATTAATTGTTAATCTGGTCACATgcataaaaagcctgcagctttctgtgttaagtgtgggtgttcagaggaggaacgtgtgcGAGAGTGAGAAGGGAGAATATCGAAATCAAACAcgaaactaaaaataaaactagaGTAGCCTGCAGGATCAGTGAAGGTGACTGCCCGGCCTGACTgaggtattgctttttttttaaggtgttcctggtttgttttgttactcttttttcttttgctctgtgagcagtgttttctgtttaaatattttaattatttccgtttaataaaaacagcacaagCTTGCTTTAACCCAGCCTGCCTGTTTGGCCGCCCTATCACACACCATTATAATTCTAAGCTATGCACTGCAAATTATGTTACCTTCCTTTATGACTCAGAGGGATGTGCAATTGCCTTTTGAAGAATTAAAGCTCTCTTATGAAGGAGTAAGAAGAATACCAATCCTGCGATGGTCGTTGCTCTGCGGTCCAGCCTGGAGGGATGCAAAGAGAAGCCCAGCGTTTACACCTTGCTCCAGGGGTTTAGCCGTGAAGAAGCCAAGTCACAGTCCTGCCTTTGTAGCGCTGCAACAGTCTTTCCCTTCTGgttttaagaaaatgttttagcAGTGGACAAATTTCCGGGCATTCGCAAGCATGTGTTCaaagtgtctgttttgtttgaagCTCCGATGTCTTTGACCGGAATCCTCTTGTCCGTTTCAAAGAGTAAACACAGCCTGTGCCATAAACGCTTCTGAAGTGTCTTTGTGaaggaatgttttttgtttgagtCTTTTAAGGAAGGATTTTTAACTACATGTTTTATGAATAGCTTTTTAGTGACAGGGTTTTTGTCTTGTGAGAATTTCCTGGTTTTTAAAGTTTCCCCACCAGCTGAAACctggtttctttcctgtgtgaattcgctggtgtcttttaaggctGTCTGCTCGAGTGAAACTTctcccacattcattacagtggtgtggtttctctcTGTGAATTTGTTGGTGTCTTTTAAGATATCCTGATTCAGTGAAGCGCTTCCCACAATCATTACACTGGTGtggtttctcgcctgtgtgaaaTCGTTCGTGTCTTTTAAGTTGTCCTAATTCAATAAAGCTCTTCCCGCAAtcattacagtggtgtggtttatctcctgtgtgaactcgttCATGCCTTTTAAGTTGTCCTAATTCACTAAAGCGTTTCCCACAAtcattacagtggtgtggtttatctcctgtgtgaatttgtttgtgtcttttaagaTGTCCTAATTCAGTAAAGCACTTGCCACAATATTTACAGcggtatggtttctctcctgtgtgaattcggaTGTGATTTTTAAGATGTTGCAACTGAGAGAAGCTCTtttcacattcattacagtggtgtggtttctctcctgtgtgagagTGCTGGTGCCTTTTAACACTCTCTATTCGattgaaactcctcccacattcattacaggcgtgtggtttctctcctgtgtgaatgtttCGGTGTTTTTGAAGATATGATAAATAAATGAAGCACATTCCACAAtcattacagtggtgtggtttctctcctgtgtgaatgtgtTGGTGTTTTTTAAGATGTGCTAAATAAGTGAAACGCATTccacagtcattacagtgatgtggtttctctcccgtgtgaatttgTTGGTGATGTTTAAGATAGTCTAATCGAGAGAACCTCTtctcacattcattacagtggtgcggtttctctcctgtgtgactgcgTTGGTGTCTTTTAAGGGATGATaaacgactgaaactcttcccacaatcagcacagggaaatggAGTCGCTCCCGTgtgatttcccttgtgagttttaGGAGAGCCTAATTGCCAGGAACTCTTCCCATTTTCAGTAGAACAAGGCAATGTCTTCAAGTTGCCCCGGGTTTCAGAGTTGTTCACACACACAGAATGTGCagtctctgtactctccacagtaagtggtTGTCTGTCTTGTACAGAGGGAATTTGAACtctcaatgttttaaaatgttcttcttGTGGTGTCGTCTCGCTGTGTTTCCTGCTCTGTGGTTTGCcactagaagagtttttgcagcggggtgatggagtggagtcgtgttctccttcatctactatAGAAGCTAAATAAAGAAAGAGACCAAGGTTATTGTAaagcattcttacacattcacttCTATAGAGTTTCCCCTCATAACCACAAACTCTGGTGAGTGTACATTTAGAGAATACAGTCAGATCCTCTTAATATCACTCATGTAAATGTCAGCCTACTTGTATATAACGGGTGTCAATGAGGATAAgcaaaattcattttaaaactacctttaacaaaacatattcacagtattcaaactttttttcagTAGTTATTAAGAACAGCAATGgtagcttacttgtgcaatgtcaagttaattttttttaatacatattttatttccCGAATGccaataataaatacatcttctctgctcttaaataataacctgtatCAGTAAATATTTTAAGCAATACGAGCaattgtgataaagagagaaagaaccaaagctgtaaatctccctcctgaccagaaagggcgctgtgtaaggttggtagtacgcttccccatagacgggtcgACTCGACTGTCAGtggaaacaggaagtcggccatcttggtggagGCATGTAGCTGTAAGTACCCGAAACGATTCCCATTCGagcagcgattggttacaccggggTGCTGgtctgactgcagggaggagttgggcagtgcaaaggggacacagctacgGGAGTGCGGCTCTGTGCGCTGAAAACATCGCTGACGCCCGGAGCTTtggtttcttgtttttgtgttattattattttttttatttttttatttagcagacgcctttatccaaggcgacttacagagactagggtgtgtgaactatgcatcagctgcagagtcactgacaactacgtctcacccgaaagacggagcacaaggaggttaagtgacttgctcagggtcacacaatgagtcagtggctgaggtgggattttaacctcctggttacaagtccatTTCTTATTTTGACATGTGAATGTACGTTTAATAAACTGTGTTACTATCACACTACcataatgaaataaaaatcatttaaaaacacagttcCTGTTCATTTCACATATTATAGAAAATAACCAAAGAATGAACACACACAGTAAAATACAGAGATTACTGTGCCTGAGATATTAGTTTATACATGCATTCACTTATAGTAAACCTATTTCTAAAGTTTAGAATATTTCAAAATGAATTAGACCTTTTTGAAATTTAGAAAATACAAATAgaatggactcttgaccggagggtcgtgggttcaatcccaggtgggggacactgctgctgtacccttgagcaaggtactttacctagattgctccagtaaaaacccaactgtataaatgggtaactgtatgtaaaaaataatgtgatatcttgtaacaattgtaagtcgccctggataagggcgtctgctaagaaataaataataataataataataataataataataataataataataataataataataataaaatgtaaatagcTTCTTGCTGTAGTGGGCTGAAAGAAACAACATGAGACCAATACGCAGGCGGTAATGAGGCAGTAAAAAcaaatctgttacttctcacaattctaGGATTCAAAATGTACCCAGTTATGCATTGCCGAAATcatgtggacatcctcacttcagCACAGGAAGTTAACCTTTGTATATgtacagcagaacctcagagttacgagcTGACCGCTCTACCCAACACCTTTCAACCGGAAGCACGTGATCACTCACCCATGAGCGCAATGCAACCACATAGGAGCTCCTATAAGCAGCAGGCTAGTCACGGAGAAGGACAAATTACTGAACCAACAAACGTATCCAGGAAGGCGGATTTCAAAGCAAGGACAGGCAATTTTACTGGgacattttaaacaaagcacagggtTTGATTTTCAAGCCAAAAGGGGGCAAGCTGCACGGATGCATTCTGTTTAAAACAAGCACGACGTTAACCCAGGTTATTCACAGacgtgtttttgctacagttacgatGCCAATGGTAATTTAAGTGTTGCCCTTTTTCCCATTTCTAGTAccgttttaaagactttagaaccataacaaaaTGAATATTGCAtgactgtgctgtatccttgtgtTATTCCTCAGATTGGGGGGGTAGACAGCAGGCGTCCACATTcaataaaaccattgaaaactcattttcagagttaggGGCATTTCAGACTGATGAAccacctccattcccaaggggttcgaaactctgaggttctgctgtattagtgaagcccACATGCTTCGTTACATAAACTGAAAATTGATGCGTTTTAGTGgcgtttatttttaataaccaaacttttcaatagagcaatacaccccgccattcatctctgcatgctttcaatagagcaatacaccctgccattcatctctgcatgctttcaatagagcaatacaccccgccattcatctctgcatgctttctaTAGAGCAAtccaccctgccattcatctctgcatgctttcaatagagcaatacaccctgccattcatctctgcatgctttcaatagaacaatacaccccgccattcatctctgcatgctttcaatagagcaatacaccccgccattcatctctgcatgctttcaatagagcaatacaccctgccattcatctctgcatgctttcaatagagcaatacaccccgccattcatctctgcatgctttcaatagagcaatacaccccgccattcatctctgcatgctttcaatagagcaatacaccctgccattcatctctgcatgctttcaatagagcaatacaccctgccattcatctctgcatgctttcaatagagcaatacaccctgccattcatctctgcatgctttcagtCTTACCTGAAAGGTGTTCACGTTCTGCTGATTCTACCTCGGGACTTTCCTCGTTAATCTGGACAGGTTCAAGTGCCGGGGTCTCCTCTGTAATGTGGACAGGTTCCAGCTCAGGAAGCTCCTCTTTCACATGGACAGGGTCTAGTTCAGGaagctcctctttaatgtggacaggctccatctCTGAATCCTGCCTTTCACAAGGATAACCCAGCTGTACCTTCAGAACTCGCAGGTGGTGTTTCATGGTGCTGTGGTGTCTGAAATCTGCCCCGCATTCATGACAGTTATATGGAGTCTCTCCAGTGCCTGTTTGCTGCTGTCTGTTCAGGATTACTGaatctttaatatggactgattctagttccgggctctcctgtttaatatggactgattctagttcaggactctcctctttaacatggactgattctagcacaggactctcctctttaatgagGACAGGTTCCAGTTCTGGGGTCTCCACTGTAATGTGAGAAGATGCCATTTCTGATTCTTCTCTTCTACCAAGACTTACCAGTGTCATACCAGTACCTAAAAAAAACCAGaagacatatttttttattttacatatgatGCATTACACACCTTAGAAAAACGTGCTCCCGAATGCCTGCTATTGACCACAAAGCACATTTTTTCATAACTTGTTTCAGCATTCTAACCTGGAGTGCACATTACAACATGGCATCTAATACAGGAGGTACCAACGGGTACCTGCACTCCTTAAAAtctaaaaggaaaaagaaaataaagagatGACGAGCCTGAGAAAGCTACAGATAGAGCTGGAGAAACTGCAAACATGCTGCTAAAGAATGCGGCTACAAGCCTTATGAAGAACAGCCCtgaaagaaaagagcatggaattatCATGGATTCTCAGATAGAAGGGAGACCCTGATAGAAGTGGCTGAGGCATGGAGACCCCAGACAGGACCTGTAGGCTGTGGAGTGCCCCATGTTAAGACTGCTTTGACATTTTCACAACTAGAAAGGTACAGTTCAAACTACATGCATAATATCAGTTGCTGAACAATATTGAGCTGACGTATGCTGTCTTAGCATTGATATCTACCTGGAGCAAAATTATTTTTGAATATTTAGATAATGTGTTATGTGACTTTGTGTCTCATAATTCAGTCCGTTGTACGATGAAGACCTTT
Coding sequences within:
- the LOC117407633 gene encoding zinc finger protein 436-like isoform X6 — translated: MTLVSLGRREESEMASSHITVETPELEPVLIKEESPVLESVHVKEESPELESVHIKQESPELESVHIKDSVILNRQQQTGTGETPYNCHECGADFRHHSTMKHHLRVLKVQLGYPCERQDSEMEPVHIKEELPELDPVHVKEELPELEPVHITEETPALEPVQINEESPEVESAEREHLSASIVDEGEHDSTPSPRCKNSSSGKPQSRKHSETTPQEEHFKTLRVQIPSVQDRQPLTVESTETAHSVCVNNSETRGNLKTLPCSTENGKSSWQLGSPKTHKGNHTGATPFPCADCGKSFSRLSSLKRHQRSHTGEKPHHCNECEKRFSRLDYLKHHQQIHTGEKPHHCNDCGMRFTYLAHLKKHQHIHTGEKPHHCNDCGMCFIYLSYLQKHRNIHTGEKPHACNECGRSFNRIESVKRHQHSHTGEKPHHCNECEKSFSQLQHLKNHIRIHTGEKPYRCKYCGKCFTELGHLKRHKQIHTGDKPHHCNDCGKRFSELGQLKRHERVHTGDKPHHCNDCGKSFIELGQLKRHERFHTGEKPHQCNDCGKRFTESGYLKRHQQIHREKPHHCNECGRSFTRADSLKRHQRIHTGKKPGFSWWGNFKNQEILTRQKPCH
- the LOC117407633 gene encoding zinc finger protein 436-like isoform X7 — encoded protein: MTLVSLGRREESEMASSHITVETPELEPVLIKEESPVLESVHVKEESPELESVHIKQESPELESVHIKDSVILNRQQQTGTGETPYNCHECGADFRHHSTMKHHLRVLKVQLGYPCERQDSEMEPVHIKEELPELDPVHVKEELPELEPVHITEETPALEPVQINEESPEVESAEREHLSDEGEHDSTPSPRCKNSSSGKPQSRKHSETTPQEEHFKTLRVQIPSVQDRQPLTVESTETAHSVCVNNSETRGNLKTLPCSTENGKSSWQLGSPKTHKGNHTGATPFPCADCGKSFSRLSSLKRHQRSHTGEKPHHCNECEKRFSRLDYLKHHQQIHTGEKPHHCNDCGMRFTYLAHLKKHQHIHTGEKPHHCNDCGMCFIYLSYLQKHRNIHTGEKPHACNECGRSFNRIESVKRHQHSHTGEKPHHCNECEKSFSQLQHLKNHIRIHTGEKPYRCKYCGKCFTELGHLKRHKQIHTGDKPHHCNDCGKRFSELGQLKRHERVHTGDKPHHCNDCGKSFIELGQLKRHERFHTGEKPHQCNDCGKRFTESGYLKRHQQIHREKPHHCNECGRSFTRADSLKRHQRIHTGKKPGFSWWGNFKNQEILTRQKPCH